The following DNA comes from Bradyrhizobium sp. SK17.
CGCGGGTCAAGAACATCCGGACCATCAACGAGATGCGGCGCGGCCTCAGCCTGTGGGGCGAGGCGATCAAATGGGCGACGACGCGGCGCGGCCTGCTGTCGCTGTCGCCGACCATGGTGTACTGCTTCTGGCATTCCGGCGAGACCACCGAGAGTTCCGATTTGCAGCTCACCTTCACGCCGGCAAGCTACAAGGAAGGCGTGCAGGGCCAGCTCGAGGACGAGCCCGGCATGACGGTGGCGTCATGGCAGCAGCGGCCGGAGAGCCGCGGCTTTGTCCGCATCCGCTCGGCCGATCCGTTCGCGCCGCCGATCATCCAGACCAACTATCTCGCCGAGGAGATCGACCGTCGCGTCGTCGTCGCCGGCATGAAGCTGGCGCGCCGGCTGCTCGCCTCCGAGCCGCTCAAGCCGTATTACGCCTATGAGGATTTTCCGGGTCCGAAGGTCACGAGCGACGATGAACTGCTCGCGGCCGCGACCCAGCGCGGCACCACCACCTTCCATCCCGGCTGCACCTGCCGGATGGGACCGGCCGACGCGCCGTGGGCCGTGGTCGACGACCAGCTCCGGGTCCACGGCATGGAGGGCCTGCGCGTGATCGACGCCTCGATCATGCCGCGCATGATCTCCGCCAACCTCAACGCCTCCACCCTGATGATTGCCGACAAGGCCTCCGACATGATCCGCGGCAAGACGCCGGAGGCCGCGGCGAAACTGCCGGAGTACGCGTGAGGGGATCGATACGCACGACGATAATCGTTCAATGTCGTCCCGGCGAAGGCCGGGACCCATAACCACCGATGCTGATTGTTGAGCGTTAGTGGAATGACGAGTCCCGTCGACAACATCCGCCGCGGAGTATGGGTCCCCTGAGTTCACAAACGAAGTGCAACACTTCCATCTGGAGGTGTTGCCATGGGGCGGACTTACAAGCAGCTCTGCCTGGAGGAGCGATGCGAGATTGCCAGGCTTTCGGCCGGTGGCAGCTCGATCCGGCAAATCGCGGCAGCTTTGGATCGCCCGCCATCAACGATCTCTCGGGAGCTGAACCGCAATTCTGGCGTTCAGGTCGGTTACAAGCCCAGCTATGCCCAGCAACAGATGCGAGCGCGGCGCTGGACGGGCTCTCGCCTCGAACGAGAGCACGGCCTGCGCTGCGCGGTGTTGGAACGTCTTGGTTGGGGCTGGTCGCCCGAGCAGGTCGCCGGCCGGCTGGCGCGTGAGCACGGCCGCAGGGTGATCTCCTATGAGAGCATCTACCGCTTCATCTATGCCCAGCTCACCCGCACCTCGGACTTCAGCTGGCGACGCTATTTGCCGCGCGGCAAGAGCAAGCGCGGTCGTCGCGGCAAGCGGGGCGGCAGTCCCGCAAGCTTCATCGAAGGCCGTGTTTCGCTGGATCAGCGCCCCATCGAGGTCGCCGATCGCAAGACCCCGGGCCATTGGGAGGCCGACCTCATGATGTTCTCCAAATACGGTCAGCAGATCTTGGCCGTGCATGAGCGCACCTCCCGCCTGTTGCTCGGCGTCCCCCTCGCAAGCAAGCTCGCCTCCGGCGTCGCCCACCATCTCGTGCGCCTGTTCGAGGTCCTGCCACAACCGATCCGCCGGACCGTCACCTTCGACAACGGCACCGAGTTCGCAGCTCACCTTTCCTTGCAAAGCCTCTTGATCAAGACGTTCTTCTGCGATCCCCACGCCCCCTGGCAGAAAGGTGGCATCGAGAACGCCATCGGCCGCATGCGCCGCTTCATCCCACGCAACACCGACCTTGAGAAGCTGCCGACCCGCCGCCTTCGCAAGTCCATCGCCGCCTACAACAACACCCCGCGCAAATGCCTTGACTTCAAGACCCCGACAGAGGTCTTTGCTGCTCAAGTGTTGCACTTCGAGTGTGAATCCACCTCCCGGCCTTCGCCGGGACGACGGCGGTGGTGTGGCCCTTCGCTGACGGCAAAGAAGCAGCTCAGCCGTAGACGAACGCCTTGTCCTTGAGGTCGATCGCCGGGAATTCGTCCTTCTCGGCCCAGTAGTCCTGGTTGTGCTGCCACTCCGGCTTGTCGCCACGCTTCGGCAGCAGGTGCATGCCGCGCATCATGTAGCCGGGGTTGAAGTTCTCCGGATCGATCCAGGACAGCAGCGGCATGTTGTGGTCTTCGGGGCGCAGCGCCGGCGTCACCTTGTTCGCGCCGGTTGCCTTCATGTGCTTGAGCATGCGGCAGACGAAGTCAGCGACCAGGTCGACGCGCAGGGTCCAGCTGGCGCGGAAATAGCCGAACACCCAGACCAGGTTCGGTACGCCGGTGAACATCATGCCGCGATAGGTCACGGTGTCCTTGAAGTCGAGCGGCTTGCCGTCGATCGCGAAATCGATGCCGCCATTGGCGGAGAGGTGGAAGCCGGTCGCGGTGATGATGATGTCGGCCTCGAGCTCCTTGCCGGACTTGAGCAGGATGCCCTTCTCGGTGAAGCGCTCGATCTCGTCGGTGACGACGGATGCCTTGCCGCTCTTGATGGCCTGGAACAGGTCGGCATCCGGAACGAAGGCGATGCGCTGCCGCCACGGCCGGTAGCGCGGCGTGAAGTGCGTGGCCATGTCGTAGTCCTTGCCGAGAACGGCCTCGACCGCTGCCAGCAGGTCCTTCTTGGCGCCCTCCGGGTCGGCGAAGGTCCGCTTGGTGAAAGCGTCCTGCTCGAACAGGATCTTGCGCCTGACGATCTCGTGGATCCAGTGCTCGTCGACCTGCAATCGGCGCAGCTCCTCGGCGATCTCGATCGCGTTGCGGCCGGTGCGGAAATAGGTCGGCGAGCGCTGCAGCATGGTGACATGGCCGGCGTCCGCGGCCATCGCCGGGATCAGGGTCGCAGCCGTGGCGCCGGAGCCGATCACGACGACGCGCTTGCCCTTGTAATCGAGATCGTCGGGCCAGGTCTGCGGATGCACGATCGTGCCCTTGAACTTGCCCATGTCGGTCCACTCGGGCGTGTAGCCCGCGTCGTGGCGATAATAGCCCTGGCACATCCAGAAGAAGTTGGTGGTGAAGCGCAGCCGCTCGCCGGTGTCGATGCGGGTGGCATCGATGGTCCACAGATTGGTCTCGTTCGACCAGTTCGCCGCGGTGATGGTGTGGCGATAGCGGATGTGGCGGGCGAGGTCGTTCTCCTCGATCACCTCGCCCATGTATTTCAGGATCTCTTCGGCACTTGCGATCGGCGCGCTGGTCCACGGCTTGAAGCGATAGCCGAAGGTATGCAGGTCGCTGTCGGAGCGGATGCCGGGATAGCGATGGGTCGACCAGGTGCCGCCGAAGGTCTTCTGCGTCTCCAGCACCACGAAGCTGGTGCCGGGGGATTGCGTGGCGAGGTGGTAGGCGGCGCCGACGCCGGAGATGCCGGCGCCCGCGATCAGGACGTCGAAATGCTCTGTGGTGACGGGCTCGGCGGCCCGGATCTGGGTCTGGACGTTCATCTTCCCTGGTCTTCTTGTTGCTTGAGAAATCGTTGGCTGAGGCAGAGAGGCAAAACGCCGGAGCCATTGCTCCGGCGTTTGCCGATCTCGGAACTAGACTTCGCGGCGGCTGAGGAAGGCCAGCCGCTCGAACAGATGCACGTCCTGCTCGTTCTTGAGCAGCGCGCCATGCAGCGGCGGGATCAGCTTGCGCGGATCGCGCTCCCTGAGCATCTCCGGCGTGATGTCTTCGTTCATCAGCAGCTTGAGCCAGTCGAGCAGCTCGGAGGTCGAGGGCTTCTTCTTCAGGCCCGGCACCTCGCGCACCTCGAAGAAGATCCGCAGCGCCTCTTCCACCAGCCGCTTCTTGATGCCGGGGAAGTGCACGTCGACGATCCGGCCCATCGTGTCGGCGTCGGGGAACTTGATGTAGTGGAAGAAGCAGCGGCGCAGGAAAGCGTCCGGCAGCTCCTTCTCGTTGTTCGACGTGATCATCACGATCGGGCGCAGCTTCGCCTTGATGGTCTCGCCGGTCTCGTAGACGTGGAACTCCATGCGGTCGAGTTCGAGCAGGAGGTCGTTGGGGAATTCGATGTCGGCCTTGTCGATCTCGTCGATCAAGAGCACCGGGCGCTTCTCGTGGGTGAAGGCTTCCCACAGCTTGCCGCGCTTGATGTAGTTCTTGATGTCCGAAACGCGGGCATCGCCGAGCTGGCTGTCGCGCAGCCGCGACACCGCGTCGTATTCGTAGAGGCCCTGTTGCGCCTTGGTGGTCGACTTGATGTGCCAGGTCAGAAGCGGCGCGTCGATCGCCTTGGCGACTTCCTCGGCCAGCACGGTCTTGCCGGTGCCCGGCTCGCCCTTCACCAGCAGCGGGCGCTCGAGCACGATGGCGGCATTGACGGCGACCTTGAGGTCATCGGTGGCGACGTAGTCCTTGGTACCGGTGAATTTCATCTATCTGTTTGCCTTGCTTCGTTCGTCGGCCGCTTGGACCTCAACATGAAGCGACCGCTCTCGCAGCGGCCGCCGGAAATGCGAATTGTTCGATCAGACCCGCCTGATCAGCGACAGGATCACCAGCACCACGACGGCGCCGATCGTCGCGTTGACGATGTCGCGGATCGCGCTGCTGCCGAGGCTGACGCCGAGCCGCGGCAACAGCCAGCTCGCCACCAGCGCGCCGATGATGCCGACAACGATGTTGCCGATCAGCCCGAAGCCCGCTCCGCGCACGATCAGCCCGGCGAGCCAGCCGGCAATCGCACCGATCACCAGTGCCGCAATGATGCCCATTCAAACGTCCTGCCCAATGTCTTGTCAGGCGCAATTGTAATTGAAAAAGCCGCACGGTCTAGGGCGGATTCCGCAGCGCAGCGGTACCCTGGACGGCACCGAGCGCATAAGCGGCTGGCGCATAGTATGTCAGGCGTACTGTTTCCGCCCCGCGGAATGGCCGTCACCCGAAAGCGACGAGGCCAGCACCGTTCGGTCGCGCCCCGAGCCCTTCGCCTCGTAGAGCGCGAGGTCGGCCTGGCCGAGCAATTCGTTCTCGCTCGCGGTCGCGGCCGATCGGCTGGCGATCCCGAGACTGATCGAGACCACGCCGCGGCGCGCGGCCGGATTGGCGATCGCCAGCGACCGCACAGCGAGGCGGATCGCTTCGGCGACCGTCAGCGCATCCTGCTCATCGACCCCGGGCAGGATGATCGCGAACTCCTCGCCGCCGTAGCGCGCCGCCAGCGCCGTGGTGCTGGTGGTGGCGTCCGCGATCACGCGCGCCACCCGCCGCAGGCACGCGTCGCCGGCCTGGTGGCCCTGGGTGTCGTTGAAGCCCTTGAAGTGATCGATATCGAGCATGATAAGCGAGATCAGCTCGCGGTCGCGAAACTCGCGCGGCAGCGCGTTGTCGAAGCTGCGGCGGTTGGCGAGCCCGGTCAGGCCGTCGGTCGTGGCGAGTTCGGACAGGCGGGCGTTCAGCTCGCCGAGCTCGTCCTCCATCTTGCGGCGCTCGGTCACGTCGCGCATCACGCCGACCACCTCGATGCCGTGATGGTCGTCGGCGGCGCCGGCAAGCTTGAGATTGATCTCGACCCAGATATGCGAGCCGTCGGCGCGCAGGGTCTTGAACTCGACGGTGCGGGTGGTGGTCCAGTCGGTCAGTTCGGAGGTCGCCCTGGTGACATCGGCAAGGCTGTCGGGATGCACGAAGGCGAAGCAGGACTGGCCGATCAGGTCGGCGGCCTTGCGGCCGAGGATGGCTTCGACCGATTGCGAGACGAACAGCAGCTTGCCGGTGCGATCGAGCCTGATCACCACGTCGGCGACGTTGTCTGCGAGCAGGCGGTAGCTGGCCTCGCGCTCGCGCAGCGCGGCCTCGATCCTGGCGCGGCGGCGAAACTGGACCGAGAGCATCAGCGCAAGCATCGTCACCAGGCCCATCATGATGATGCCGACGATGGCGTCATAGCGCAGCGCCTCGTGCCAGGCCGCAAGCATCTCGCTCTCCGGCCGTGCGACCGTCACCACGATCGGATAGAGCGAGGCGCGTTCATAGCCGAGATATTTGGTGTAGCCGTCGAACGGCGAGACCGTCTTGGTGTAGCCGCTGGGTGCGTCCCAAATCTTCGCCTTGAAGGCGGCCGACGGATCCCTGTTCCATTTGCCGTCGGGCCAATGCGCCAGCACCGTGCCGTCGGTGCGCAGCAGCGAGATCCCGGCATGCGGGCCGAACTGGAACGCCTGGTAGAAATTGTCGAAATACGCCGCGTCGATCGCCGCGACGAGGACGCCGCCGAAGCTGCCATCCTGATTGCTGATGCGCCGCGACAGGATGATGGTCGTGCGTCCGGTCAATCGCGAGCGCAGCGGATCGCTGATGTGCAGCGTCGGATCGGTGGAGTCGCGATGGCCGGTGAAGTAGGCGCGGTCGCCGTTGTTGTAATGCGGGTTTTGGTCGAGCGAGGAATAGATCCAGTCGCCGTCGGCGTTGAGAACGCCGATCTCGCGGATCTGCGGCAGCGTCTCGACGGTGTTGCGCAGATAGAGATTGAAGCGATCCTGCCGCGGCCGCTGATACTTCAGCAGGTCGACCATGCCGCTCATCGCGACGTCGGCCGCCTGGATCGACCGCGAGGCGTGCTCGGCGAGCGAATGCGCGAGGTTGCGGATATCGCGCTCGCCCTGCGCCAGCGCCATCGACCGGGCGTCGACCGCCTTCCAGACCACCAGCCCCAGCACGCACGCCGTCATCACCACCGCCACGGCAGCGACGATCACCGCCGGCGCGAACGGGTTCGGCGTCCTGGGGGAAGCGCGGGGCAGGTCGGTCGGGTCCACTGGCGTCGTACTACCTCCAGTGATCAACGCCGCATCCTAGCGTCGCGTTTCGGGTCCTTGGCCGGAGCCGGCCAGGGTGGTTAAGTGAAAGTGAATGGCTGATCCGCCGGAACGGGCGGGGCAGGGGCCCTTGACGGCACCGGCAGGGCGGGCGATTTAAGTAACCATGTTCCTGCAGTTCTTCACATCACTGCGCGACGCCCAGGTCCCCGTGACGCTACGGGAATATCTGACCTTGATGGAAGCGCTCGACGCCGATCTCGCCGAACAGACGGTCGAGAACTTCTATTATTTGTCGCGCGCCGCCCTGGTGAAGGACGAGCGCAATCTCGACAAGTTCGACCGCGTGTTCGGCACCGTGTTCAAGGGGCTCGAGAGCCTGCTCGATGCCATGGGCAAGGCGGAGATCCCCGAGGAGTGGCTGAAGAAGCTCGCCGAGAAATACCTCACCGAGGAAGAGAAGAAGCAGATCGAGGCGATGGGCTGGGACAAGCTCATGGAGACCTTGAAGAAGCGGCTCGAGGAACAGAAGGGCCGCCACCAGGGCGGCAGCAAGTGGATCGGCACCGCCGGCACCTCGCCGTTCGGCGCCCATGGCTATAATCCCGAAGGCGTGCGGATCGGGCAGGAGAAGAACCGCAACAACCGCGCCGTGAAGGTGTGGGACAAGCGCGAGTTCAAGGACCTCGACGGCAATGTCGAGCTCGGCATCCGCAACATCAAGGTCGCGCTACGGCGGCTGCGCAAGTTCGCGCGCACCGGCGCGCCGGACGAACTCGACCTCGACACCACGATCAAGGAGACCGCCAACCACGGCTATCTCGACGTGCACATGCGCCCCGAGCGGCGCAACGCGGTCAAGGTGCTGGTGTTCTTCGATATCGGCGGCTCGATGGATTCGCATATCGAGCAGGTCGAGGAATTGTTCTCGGCCGCCAAGAGCGAATTCAAGCACATGGAATATTTCTACTTCCACAACTGCCTCTATGAAGGCGTCTGGAAGCAGAACAAGCGGCGCTTCACCGATCGCACCCCGACCTGGGACGTGCTGCACAAGTACCCGCACGACTACAAGGTGGTGTTCGTCGGCGATGCCTCGATGTCGCCTTACGAGATCATGGTGCCGGGCGGCTCGGTCGAGCATGTCAACGAAGAGGCCGGCTCGGTCTGGCTCGACCGCATCACCCGCACCTATCCGCACACGGTGTGGCTCAATCCGGTGGCGCAGAAGCACTGGGACTATTCTGAATCGACCACCATCATCCGCCGCCTGTTCTCCGAGCGCATGTATCCGATCACGATCGAGGGTCTGGAGAACGCGATGCGGGAGCTGGTGCGCTAAACGCATAACGCGTCGCGCGCCGCCAGGCGCGCCAACAACATCAGGGAGAGCCCCATGCCCCAGACCATCCATCGCGGCATCAAGGTGATGATCGACGAGGCCAATGCCGAGATCGAAACCATCAGCGCGGCCGATGCGATCACGCTGATCGGCAAGAACGACGTCGTCATCGTCGACATCCGCGATCCCCGCGAGATCGAGCGCGACGGCAAGATCCCCGGCGCGTTCTCCTGCACCCGCGGCATGCTGGAATTCTGGATCGATCCGAACAGCCCCTATGCCAAGCCGATCTTCCAGGAAGACAAGAAGTTCATCTTCCACTGCGCCGGCGGCCTGCGCTCGGCGCTCGCCGCCAAGACCGCGAAGGACATGGGCCTGAAGCCGGTCGCGCATATGGGCGGCGGCTTTGCCGCCTGGCGCGAGGCCGGCGGCCCGATCGAGGCGTGGGAGCCGAAGAAGAAGGGCTGAAAGGCCTCAGGCCCGCAGGGACATCAGATCATGACCGTTGCCGACGATCCGCTCGTTTCGACCGAATGGCTGGCCGCGCATCTCGGCGATGCCAACGTCAAGGTGCTCGACGCGACCTTCAAGCTGCCGGGCGTGCTGCCGCTGCCGAAGGACGATTATCTCGCAGCCCATCTGCCCGGCGCGGTGTTCTTCGACGTCGATGCGGTGTCGGATCACGCCAATCCGCTGCCGCACATGTTTCCGAGCGCCGAGCAGTTCGGCCACGACGTCGGCGGGCTTGGCGTCAGCAATGCAGACACCGTCGTGATCTACGATGCCGGCGGCTGGGTCGCCGCACCGCGCGCATGGTGGATGTTCCTGTCCTACGGCCATCGCAACGTGCGCATCCTCAATGGCGGCCTGAAGAAGTGGCGCGCCGAGGGCCGGGCGGTCGAGAGCGGCGAGGTCAGG
Coding sequences within:
- a CDS encoding IS30 family transposase, which gives rise to MGRTYKQLCLEERCEIARLSAGGSSIRQIAAALDRPPSTISRELNRNSGVQVGYKPSYAQQQMRARRWTGSRLEREHGLRCAVLERLGWGWSPEQVAGRLAREHGRRVISYESIYRFIYAQLTRTSDFSWRRYLPRGKSKRGRRGKRGGSPASFIEGRVSLDQRPIEVADRKTPGHWEADLMMFSKYGQQILAVHERTSRLLLGVPLASKLASGVAHHLVRLFEVLPQPIRRTVTFDNGTEFAAHLSLQSLLIKTFFCDPHAPWQKGGIENAIGRMRRFIPRNTDLEKLPTRRLRKSIAAYNNTPRKCLDFKTPTEVFAAQVLHFECESTSRPSPGRRRWCGPSLTAKKQLSRRRTPCP
- a CDS encoding NAD(P)/FAD-dependent oxidoreductase, translated to MNVQTQIRAAEPVTTEHFDVLIAGAGISGVGAAYHLATQSPGTSFVVLETQKTFGGTWSTHRYPGIRSDSDLHTFGYRFKPWTSAPIASAEEILKYMGEVIEENDLARHIRYRHTITAANWSNETNLWTIDATRIDTGERLRFTTNFFWMCQGYYRHDAGYTPEWTDMGKFKGTIVHPQTWPDDLDYKGKRVVVIGSGATAATLIPAMAADAGHVTMLQRSPTYFRTGRNAIEIAEELRRLQVDEHWIHEIVRRKILFEQDAFTKRTFADPEGAKKDLLAAVEAVLGKDYDMATHFTPRYRPWRQRIAFVPDADLFQAIKSGKASVVTDEIERFTEKGILLKSGKELEADIIITATGFHLSANGGIDFAIDGKPLDFKDTVTYRGMMFTGVPNLVWVFGYFRASWTLRVDLVADFVCRMLKHMKATGANKVTPALRPEDHNMPLLSWIDPENFNPGYMMRGMHLLPKRGDKPEWQHNQDYWAEKDEFPAIDLKDKAFVYG
- a CDS encoding MoxR family ATPase produces the protein MKFTGTKDYVATDDLKVAVNAAIVLERPLLVKGEPGTGKTVLAEEVAKAIDAPLLTWHIKSTTKAQQGLYEYDAVSRLRDSQLGDARVSDIKNYIKRGKLWEAFTHEKRPVLLIDEIDKADIEFPNDLLLELDRMEFHVYETGETIKAKLRPIVMITSNNEKELPDAFLRRCFFHYIKFPDADTMGRIVDVHFPGIKKRLVEEALRIFFEVREVPGLKKKPSTSELLDWLKLLMNEDITPEMLRERDPRKLIPPLHGALLKNEQDVHLFERLAFLSRREV
- a CDS encoding GlsB/YeaQ/YmgE family stress response membrane protein; its protein translation is MGIIAALVIGAIAGWLAGLIVRGAGFGLIGNIVVGIIGALVASWLLPRLGVSLGSSAIRDIVNATIGAVVVLVILSLIRRV
- a CDS encoding diguanylate cyclase is translated as MDPTDLPRASPRTPNPFAPAVIVAAVAVVMTACVLGLVVWKAVDARSMALAQGERDIRNLAHSLAEHASRSIQAADVAMSGMVDLLKYQRPRQDRFNLYLRNTVETLPQIREIGVLNADGDWIYSSLDQNPHYNNGDRAYFTGHRDSTDPTLHISDPLRSRLTGRTTIILSRRISNQDGSFGGVLVAAIDAAYFDNFYQAFQFGPHAGISLLRTDGTVLAHWPDGKWNRDPSAAFKAKIWDAPSGYTKTVSPFDGYTKYLGYERASLYPIVVTVARPESEMLAAWHEALRYDAIVGIIMMGLVTMLALMLSVQFRRRARIEAALREREASYRLLADNVADVVIRLDRTGKLLFVSQSVEAILGRKAADLIGQSCFAFVHPDSLADVTRATSELTDWTTTRTVEFKTLRADGSHIWVEINLKLAGAADDHHGIEVVGVMRDVTERRKMEDELGELNARLSELATTDGLTGLANRRSFDNALPREFRDRELISLIMLDIDHFKGFNDTQGHQAGDACLRRVARVIADATTSTTALAARYGGEEFAIILPGVDEQDALTVAEAIRLAVRSLAIANPAARRGVVSISLGIASRSAATASENELLGQADLALYEAKGSGRDRTVLASSLSGDGHSAGRKQYA
- a CDS encoding VWA domain-containing protein, with the translated sequence MFLQFFTSLRDAQVPVTLREYLTLMEALDADLAEQTVENFYYLSRAALVKDERNLDKFDRVFGTVFKGLESLLDAMGKAEIPEEWLKKLAEKYLTEEEKKQIEAMGWDKLMETLKKRLEEQKGRHQGGSKWIGTAGTSPFGAHGYNPEGVRIGQEKNRNNRAVKVWDKREFKDLDGNVELGIRNIKVALRRLRKFARTGAPDELDLDTTIKETANHGYLDVHMRPERRNAVKVLVFFDIGGSMDSHIEQVEELFSAAKSEFKHMEYFYFHNCLYEGVWKQNKRRFTDRTPTWDVLHKYPHDYKVVFVGDASMSPYEIMVPGGSVEHVNEEAGSVWLDRITRTYPHTVWLNPVAQKHWDYSESTTIIRRLFSERMYPITIEGLENAMRELVR
- a CDS encoding rhodanese-like domain-containing protein, producing the protein MPQTIHRGIKVMIDEANAEIETISAADAITLIGKNDVVIVDIRDPREIERDGKIPGAFSCTRGMLEFWIDPNSPYAKPIFQEDKKFIFHCAGGLRSALAAKTAKDMGLKPVAHMGGGFAAWREAGGPIEAWEPKKKG